The Brassica oleracea var. oleracea cultivar TO1000 chromosome C7, BOL, whole genome shotgun sequence sequence AGTTATTAGAAAGTTTAAAGCTAATTAGGACATTATTGTTTCAGAAATACTGGGCCAGAAGCTTATTCTTCACAATTTCTTCAGCCTCACTGAGTGGATCCTTTTTTGCACACAGAGTGTCTAGTATGGCTAGCTTAGACAGCTTCTCCTTCATCGCCAAATCCTCCTTTCTCATTTCCCAAATGCTCTTATAACAGTCTTCCCTTGAGCCGTATTCCTTCTTGCTTTTGCAGCCTTGATACCTTTAGGGCGGGTCTCATTATCACCAACATTGACATATGCTTGGGAACCTTCGACACAATCTTTTCTCTTTGAACTCCCACTAGCCTTAGGAGGGTTAAGGTTAAGCCATTTTTGGTCATACCTCAACACACACCATGCATGCTCAAGGTTAAACTTGATCTTGTGATCAGAGTAGAAGATGTCGTGAGCCACCTTGAGAACATCATTCTCGTTTTGACCACTGCAATTTTGTCTCTCTGCGGCTGCATATGCGCTACAGAACTTGTTGGTTAGATCATTTATTTTGTGCCACCGCTGCTTCAAATGTTTATGATCCCTCTTTGCACCACCGTCTGTACCATGAGGACTTGCAGCGAAATATTCGCCAACTCTTTTGCAGAAATTATGTAACTTTTGTCCATTGCCGACAATAGCATCCTTGGATGTGTTAAGCCAGACACTGATTATCACCTCATCATCAGCTGGTGTCCATTTCTGTCTCTTCCCACGCGGGTGTGTCTTCAGGTGGAGTTGGAACCTCAAACTGTTGTGAACTGAAAGGAGGGATTTCTGATGCTCCAGAATGAAAACTCTCATAAGGAAAGTTTCCATTGAGAACACTTTCGTGTTCACTGTTATGAAGGCC is a genomic window containing:
- the LOC106302749 gene encoding glutathione S-transferase T3-like translates to METFLMRVFILEHQKSLLSVHNSLRFQLHLKTHPRGKRQKWTPADDEVIISVWLNTSKDAIVGNGQKLHNFCKRVGEYFAASPHGTDGGAKRDHKHLKQRWHKINDLTNKFCSAYAAAERQNCSGQNENDVLKVAHDIFYSDHKIKFNLEHAWCVLRYDQKWLNLNPPKASGSSKRKDCVEGSQAYVNVGDNETRPKGIKAAKARRNTAQGKTVIRAFGK